The Choloepus didactylus isolate mChoDid1 chromosome 7, mChoDid1.pri, whole genome shotgun sequence genome segment CTTGACCACTGGCTCTGCTGCACTCCATATGACACTCACATAGAAACTTATGGGGCCGTCCACATCTCCTGTTGTTTATGGCCCAGGGCTCCGGGGAGAGACACTGGGGAGCAACTTGCTCCTCACTAATGGGTAATCCAGCTTCGGACTCTGATTTGGCTGGGGAGGTGCCTCTCTGACTTCATGCTTGGCTGAAGAGAATGATTCTACCAGATCGTTAGGGGTCCTTAAtgattcttcctccttcagaACCCTTAACAtgcaaaacaaatacaaaaacaaacaacctcaaagcaagatgaaaagaaaagaacacacGGATAAGAATATTTTCAGATAATATCTTCCTGGCCACACAAGGCAATCGACTCCCATCACTTCCAATCTGATGATGTATTCTGAGCTCATTTGAGGAAGAAGTGTGTGCACTATCTGATAAATGTCTATTCTCTCTATTGAGGATCAATTATAATAAATTCAGTAATAaacttgtttcttccttttttaaaaaattgcaggTGCTGGGATAACATAAGAACTCACTAAATGTTGGTGGAATAATTTGCATGaaggaaagtaaaaaacaaatgataatcaTTCAGCTCATTAGGTTAGAATTCtattaaattacaaataaagtttAAGATGAAAGGGaagattataaataatattttggaataaaCTATCATCTTTGAGTCTTCTGTCTTTCTTGAATTTTTCTATGAATGCATATGTGAAACAGAATTGTTGTCCATTATCTGACAAAATCCCATGCCATCTTGCTTTTCTGAAGGAAACTTTCGATTGCTCTGAATATGGAAATGGATCTTGCCCAGAAAATGAAAGGTCACTGGGTGTCCGCGCTTCCATGTATGCTTTCATGACAGGGGCCATATTCATCACAGTGTCCGGCAATCTGGCCATGATCATCTCCATCTCCTACTTCAAGCAGCTCCACACACCCACCAACCTCCTCATCCTCTCCATGGCAGTCACTGACTTTCTCCTGGGATTCACCATCATGCCCTATAGCATGGTCAGGTCTGTGGAGAACTGCTGGTATTTTGGGCTTACCTTTTGCAGGATTCATTACAGTTTTGACCTGATGCTTAGCATCACATCCATTTTCCATCTGTGTTCGGTGGCCATTGACAGGTTCTACGCCATCTGTTACCCTTTACGTTATTCCACCAAAATGACAATCCCGGTTATTCAGCGGATGCTCCTTCTCTgctggtcggtccctggagcgTTTGCCTTCGGGGTGGTCTTCTCCGAGGCCTATGCGGATGGAGTAGAAGGCTATGCTGTCTTGGTTGCTTGCTCCAGTTCCTGCCCCGTGATGTTCAACAAGCTCTGGGGCATCACCTTGTTCATGGCTGGTTTCCTCATTCCTGGGTCTGTGATGGTGGGAATCTATGGCAAAATTTTTGCCGTATCCAGAAAACATGCTCATATAATCAATAACTTGCCAGAAAGTCAAAATAACCAAATGAGGAAAGACAGAAAAGCAGCCAAAACTTTAGGGATAGTGATGGGTGTTTTCTTATTATGTTGGTTTCCCTGTTTCTTCACAATTTTACTGGATCCATTTTTGAACTTCTCTACTCCTGCAGTTTTGTTTGATGCCTTGACATGGTTTGGCTATTTTAACTCCACATGTAATCCCTTAATATATGGtttcttctattcctggtttCGCAGGGCACTGAAGTACATTTTGTTAGGTAAAATTTTCAGCTCACATTCCCATAATACTAATTTGTTTTCTCGGAAAGAAACTGAATAGACTTTTTCTGTATGAGTGAATGGAAGAAAAAGACTGGAACTTAGAATAATAAATCATTTAAAGTGTGTGTGTCTGATTTTGGTTAGATGGAAAGCTCTTAGTTTCTAAGGcttaaagaaagaaggaattttCTTATTGGACTCCAAACCCTTCCAATCCTTATCAGAATCCTTCATACATCAACTACTTCCAGGtagaaggaaaaagaacatgagaaaagcaaagtgaagatgggaaattgaaggggaaaaaagcagGTGGAATGAGGAGGACACCCCAAAACATTTATGCTATTTGGAAAGGATCAAAACACAAGCTGAGCATGAGGATTGCATCCCCAACCCACCACCTCACACATTTTGTGTGCTATTTCTGTCTACTTTTTGTTCCTCAGTGTCTGATCAGatgcattttaaaacatcaactaaAAATGACCAGTCAGTAAATATggaaatcaaaatttcaaaaaagccatattctgtcAGGAATCAGTCATTTATTAGATGGGAGTTAAGCCTCTGATAGATTTTATGGTTGTGagattaaaagtttttttaaattaaagaagaaatggcaaacaATGGAAGGCCATAGGCTCCACACACATTTTCATCAGTGTCTCATCTTAATCACAGCAGTTGGGTAATTTACTATTTTACGAAGTGGGAGAATTCTATCCAAACCCCTCCTTTCTGCCTCTGGTCCTTCCACTTTTGTATTGCTTTTTGATGTTCTGATTATTAATTATCTACCAAAATAGTCATATTCTGAAGCCATCATTCCTTTCTgcttaaaatgcatatttttttttgcataataaaGTAGGAAAGAGGGGCAAAGAAGAAAGTTAACCtttatgggggagggggctctgggtACTAGAGAATTGCTATTTGTGATTTAGGGCCTTTTTAACTGTAAGTTGAGACCCCTCAATAACTTCTGAAATTGGTTTTGTGAGCTGGAGTCAGTGGCAGACTGCTAAATGTTTAACACCTGGCTCTCAAAAGCAAATGCCCTTATTTGTAGAATTTGACAATTTCCGTggtgaaaaaatatattccatcaTAGCCGTTCTCAAGCTATCAAAGTAATGTCAACCGGCtttcaaaattccagaaaattgaGCAGTCAGTTCTGTCAGGGGGGTATGAGTGGTTCCTGTTTACCACTCACTGCAAACAACACTTTTAACAAAAAGCAAACTAgactagaagaaaatagaaaatatcggAGTACCTCATTTGCAGTGAGAGTATATATTGTGAAATTTTATTCTCAGTTACatatagatgtgtgtgtatgtgtgtttataaaTGGAAGTGAACTGTGTTTCACtgaagtattttttttgtttaatttcttcatttacatGTCAATAAACCAATTATTCTTTCTCTTTAGAGGACATTTTACATAATTGCCCACAAATGTGCTATAAGCTACAATTAAACAGTGACTAGTCAGCATTGGGCTTCAGCATCAGTCTTACCCAGTTTCCCAAAGATGGACCCAATGAGAGTTCTCCAGACCGACTGCTACCACCGTCACTGGCCTGGGGACAGGCACCCCACAGTGCACAGGATGGAGGGGAAATGGGGGTCTGGAGCTTCTTTGAAATGGCCTGACAGACTGCAAGGACAAAATAAGAAATcggaaaagtgattttttttagaAGAGAATAATTAAAGCCATGTGCTGTTGGGAGAGCTAATCTAATATGTTGGATACTATTGAGTCTATTTGGTAATTTCTCTTAAATGAAATGATGATACTTATATTGGTTCTGGGATTTCAAAACATCCCCCCAAATACAAACCCTTCctgtctttgttttaaaaacccaatttctaaaaaatgaatgaaagagattATACCCTTACTGTAAAGTAAGTATTTTGAATCGCTAGTTATTGAATTTACCTCTCAATTCAttaatatatgattttagaaaATAAGATTAAATTTCTTGGTGTAAGGTTGCCCATTGTCATTCGTTGGAAACGAGTTTATGACTATCCTACTTTTTAGAGAATGATGATGTATTTGATAacgtatttttttaatgcaagtgCTTACAGACAATATAAGAATTTGACAGCCTTTTGTGGGCCATTAAATTTCTTATAATGCTTCTACTCTCTTCCTAGTAGAATCCTATTCATACTGAAAAGCATCATTCAGATAGCCCCTCTGTAATGTACTGCTCAGTCAGTCCTCTCTGACCGGAACAGTTCATTCTCTCTGTAACTGTTCATGGGATGATTTGTTGCAGAACTCAGTGATCTGCCTGGGTTGCTAGTGACGGGAGTGGAGTGGCCAGACTCCCCTGTACTTGCTGCTCCCATCACCCAACCCCCTTCACTACCCTGGGTCCTTCACACCCAGAGGATCATAGTTCATCACataaactgaggcagagagattaagtgatttgccctGGATTATACAGCCAGTTATAGAGCCAGTCTCCTGACTTCTCATTTGGTGTGGTTTGTTTCCTGAGCCACAAGATTTGTGACAGGTTAAATGTctcttcttcccccaccccccactgagGATTCTACTCAAACTGGTACAAATCGCTGAAGCAAAAATAAACACTTCTCTTCCACCCCAATATCTTATTGCATTTAGGAatcaaaatataaacagaaaccTTTTATGATTCAGACAATTAGTCCTCCTTTGGACATCAGCCAACACTTAATTTGCCTATACACatctatgtatttttaatatccagAAGTTTTGGTATCTTATCTTCCCAGAATGAAGCCCAAATCACATGATATCCGATATGAAATCATTGTCCttcatttggaaaagaagaaactgcaaactATCTGGGgcattaaaaatacatagaatatTTCAATCTTCTCCTTAAAAGAGCAATTCCACTGGGGTTTTATAGTTTTTCCCCTTTGGCAGCTTCTGGATCTGAGTTCTCTGCTCCAGTCCTCTTGGGAGCAGAGGCAAACTATTATATGTATCAGATATGCTAATCCTCTACACTCCACTCTCCAGAATTTCCTGACCTCAAATCTGAAAAGCACCAGAAGAGACTCACCGATTCACAACTAACTTTTCAGGAGAGGAAAGGTACTGGgtcaatataaaaaattagaaatgtaatattctttttttcccctgcctttattctctttttcagTTAACTGAATAGCAAAAATTAGATTTTACAAAGAATCAGAAATTGTTACAAATGGGTTGAAACAGAGATAGTAGGAGGTGTTCGTGACTAAAAAAATAATGACGATattcaagtaaaagaaaaattttaaatttctccatAAAAATTTGTTTGGCATTTTTACACAGTggcatataaaaatgtttttgcaaagtATGAGATCTATGCAAGATATGATTAAGTAACTGtaatatattcatgcatttcaatAATGCTAAAATGTGCTTTCCTCTTTGGTTTTGTATCTTGATAACAAAAATCCTTGCTGTATACTACTTAATCCACTGTCAGGTACTTCATATTTCACTTTTGGAACTTCTTTTCCTTGCAAGTAGCACTTACTTAAGACATTCTGTTGCTCTTTGCTCCTCAAAACTGTTCACTGattggagagagagaagagtgcctgtatttaaaatgcagtttctctGCTTAGAAGAGTCCTTCTCAAATTCAATGGGCAGACAAATAACATGGGAATCTTCTGAGATGTAGATTTTGGGGTGAGTATGAGATTCATCATTTCTAAAAATGTTCCCAGGAGATGACAAGATGGCTGCTCTATGGATCATATTTTGTTTAGCAAAGGCTAGATGGGTGATGCTAAAGGACTGAAGCCATAGATTTGCTTTTTGCCCAAATAAATCATAAATGAACTGTTGCCTATTACGAGAGGTGCCATGGGTTGGGGGGACG includes the following:
- the TAAR2 gene encoding trace amine-associated receptor 2 codes for the protein MYAFMTGAIFITVSGNLAMIISISYFKQLHTPTNLLILSMAVTDFLLGFTIMPYSMVRSVENCWYFGLTFCRIHYSFDLMLSITSIFHLCSVAIDRFYAICYPLRYSTKMTIPVIQRMLLLCWSVPGAFAFGVVFSEAYADGVEGYAVLVACSSSCPVMFNKLWGITLFMAGFLIPGSVMVGIYGKIFAVSRKHAHIINNLPESQNNQMRKDRKAAKTLGIVMGVFLLCWFPCFFTILLDPFLNFSTPAVLFDALTWFGYFNSTCNPLIYGFFYSWFRRALKYILLGKIFSSHSHNTNLFSRKETE